The Virgibacillus sp. MSP4-1 genome has a segment encoding these proteins:
- a CDS encoding type II secretion system F family protein gives MDGLIVVFLILSLLFFGLSLRSFYQFLVYKQDLKKDVKQQTYLFQLLEKGSSKKERLLSKLFQYADDFSHIGQRINFSSENHDVRKWLMQSGYPYKLNVERLQGLKIFMAIIGLILGGISLMLQLPFSELTVIIYPLLGYAGVIYWIKSKAKNRQEELSFQLPDFLDTMSVTLQAGVGLDQALRDIVPYFDGPVREEFGRFIQELDVGVPRREAYQMLLSRNESKEFQILIKSLLQGERLGIPISQTFRQQAEEMRKLKKESIKEKAAKASPKVTLITTFIVLPSSLILIGGLMVMNMFSQNQNIFQLFQN, from the coding sequence ATGGACGGTCTCATTGTCGTGTTTTTAATTTTATCTCTGTTATTTTTTGGGCTCAGTTTACGCAGCTTCTATCAATTTCTGGTTTATAAACAGGATTTAAAAAAGGATGTAAAACAACAAACGTACCTATTCCAGTTGCTGGAAAAGGGTTCATCCAAAAAGGAACGTTTATTATCAAAGCTGTTTCAATATGCAGATGATTTCTCTCATATAGGTCAACGCATTAATTTCAGCAGTGAAAATCACGATGTCAGGAAGTGGCTCATGCAGTCAGGTTACCCATATAAATTAAATGTTGAGAGGCTTCAGGGCTTAAAAATATTTATGGCGATTATTGGTTTAATCCTGGGCGGAATCAGCCTTATGCTGCAGCTTCCTTTTTCAGAGCTCACCGTTATCATTTATCCCTTATTAGGCTATGCGGGTGTCATTTACTGGATAAAATCGAAGGCAAAAAACAGACAGGAGGAACTTTCCTTTCAGCTTCCGGATTTCCTGGACACAATGAGTGTCACCCTGCAGGCAGGGGTAGGACTTGATCAGGCATTAAGAGATATTGTTCCGTATTTTGACGGACCTGTTAGAGAGGAGTTCGGCCGTTTTATTCAGGAGCTTGACGTCGGCGTGCCAAGAAGGGAAGCTTATCAAATGCTATTAAGTCGTAATGAAAGTAAAGAGTTTCAAATTTTAATTAAGTCCCTTCTTCAGGGTGAGCGGCTGGGAATACCGATTTCGCAAACGTTTAGGCAGCAGGCTGAGGAAATGAGAAAGCTGAAAAAGGAATCGATCAAAGAAAAGGCAGCTAAAGCATCACCGAAAGTAACCCTGATCACAACGTTTATTGTGCTGCCATCATCCCTGATATTGATTGGCGGGTTGATGGTGATGAATATGTTTAGTCAAAATCAAAATATTTTTCAATTGTTTCAAAATTAA
- a CDS encoding VWA domain-containing protein, with protein MLKNKLIIMILIMFVMVTAGCTEDEKEPNSENKEQSTEKTAEDIRKESEEDQPASSTEGNTEDISFPSTYQELEALPVGEDAGPVYDYDSDKSTEEQDEELAEHFSDLPFPQDKENPTDQELEKLYREILKRVQLDYQGPETLMKELKFQSLGNPDIEDSRYQFKEQLNVVVLLDASGSMAQRVDGKTKMNAAKDAISNFLSELPEETKVALRVYGHEGTGSDEDKKMSCSSTEKIYGFDSYNAGSFKNSLSQIKPAGWTPTGLALQEAQNDLSSFDGSKNTNIVYLVSDGIETCDTKPVQTAKALYQSNITPIINVLGFDVNGEGQNHLKKIADTVDGIYQTVSDENELTKELEKVHNIADAWQDWKEQGQQSLDLQHVSNELDIFSYITDEESKVVDERTSINFIANALNDYGYISDESRVYLEKKNSDYHDWILSEIDKFEQELEEMNDKGYKEAMKALEEKYELNVKE; from the coding sequence TTGCTAAAGAACAAACTCATAATCATGATCTTAATTATGTTCGTTATGGTGACAGCGGGATGTACAGAAGATGAAAAGGAACCGAATTCAGAAAATAAGGAACAGTCAACTGAAAAGACAGCAGAGGATATCAGAAAGGAATCAGAAGAAGATCAACCAGCTTCTTCTACAGAAGGAAACACAGAGGATATCTCTTTTCCGTCTACCTATCAGGAATTAGAAGCATTGCCGGTAGGAGAGGATGCAGGTCCTGTTTACGACTATGATTCAGATAAAAGTACAGAAGAGCAGGATGAAGAATTAGCCGAACACTTTAGTGATTTGCCGTTTCCGCAAGATAAGGAAAACCCGACAGATCAGGAATTAGAGAAGCTGTATCGGGAAATATTAAAACGGGTCCAGCTTGACTATCAGGGACCGGAAACCCTTATGAAAGAATTGAAGTTTCAGTCCCTTGGCAATCCGGACATTGAGGATTCTAGGTATCAATTTAAAGAGCAGTTGAATGTTGTCGTTCTTTTAGATGCATCCGGCAGCATGGCTCAGAGGGTTGATGGAAAAACCAAGATGAATGCGGCAAAGGATGCTATATCAAACTTCCTCAGTGAATTACCAGAAGAGACGAAGGTGGCTTTGCGAGTCTATGGTCACGAGGGGACAGGGTCAGATGAGGATAAAAAAATGTCCTGTAGCAGTACAGAAAAGATTTATGGATTTGATTCCTACAATGCTGGTTCTTTTAAGAATTCGCTCAGTCAAATAAAACCGGCAGGCTGGACACCGACAGGGTTAGCTTTGCAGGAAGCACAAAACGATTTGTCTTCTTTTGATGGTAGTAAAAACACCAATATTGTCTACCTGGTCAGTGATGGAATTGAAACCTGTGATACCAAACCTGTCCAGACCGCTAAGGCATTATATCAATCCAATATCACACCGATTATTAATGTGCTGGGATTCGATGTAAACGGAGAGGGACAGAATCATTTAAAGAAAATCGCTGATACTGTTGATGGAATCTATCAGACTGTATCCGATGAAAATGAACTTACCAAAGAATTAGAAAAGGTTCATAACATTGCCGATGCATGGCAGGATTGGAAAGAACAGGGACAGCAGAGCCTGGATTTACAGCACGTTTCAAATGAGCTGGACATTTTTTCCTATATTACAGATGAAGAATCGAAAGTAGTCGATGAGCGAACAAGCATTAATTTTATTGCAAATGCACTCAATGATTATGGATATATCAGTGATGAATCCAGAGTCTATTTAGAAAAGAAAAATTCAGACTATCATGACTGGATCCTTTCAGAGATTGATAAGTTTGAACAAGAGCTGGAAGAGATGAATGACAAAGGCTATAAAGAGGCTATGAAGGCTTTGGAGGAAAAATATGAGTTGAATGTGAAAGAATAG
- a CDS encoding DUF4234 domain-containing protein yields MDIASNQIPFKYSRTFVVVLLSFLTLGIYIAYWFLTRKEAIQTIAGKNSILFRWWIFFMIFLSLSFVLFFADAYLFTPYGRVVMESANVILVYYFLGLLYYSVFRITEQLEDYYEELRISRVLLFFFHFWYLQYKINQLHTDAPEEKVPGEGLA; encoded by the coding sequence ATGGATATAGCTTCGAATCAAATACCCTTTAAATATAGCCGCACATTCGTTGTTGTTCTCCTTTCTTTTCTCACGTTAGGCATATATATCGCTTACTGGTTTCTAACGAGAAAAGAGGCTATACAGACGATTGCGGGAAAAAACAGCATTTTGTTTAGATGGTGGATATTTTTTATGATTTTTTTAAGCCTGTCCTTTGTTCTTTTCTTTGCAGACGCTTATCTTTTTACTCCCTATGGCAGGGTCGTCATGGAATCGGCCAATGTTATATTAGTTTATTATTTCTTAGGCTTACTCTATTATTCTGTTTTCCGTATCACGGAACAGCTGGAAGATTATTATGAGGAACTGCGGATTAGCCGGGTACTTCTCTTTTTTTTCCACTTTTGGTATCTACAGTATAAAATCAACCAATTACATACAGATGCTCCTGAAGAAAAAGTTCCGGGAGAGGGTCTCGCATGA
- a CDS encoding TadE family protein → MKKWMKKIREEEGAISLEFLGILPFFFMFFLILWQVVASGYAVYTIHTAANEGAKTYSITRNIDKAEDTVKEVIGTSSVLNYERMNVEYINSDGRFELLVEGKHSLIFVPDQWKSDVAIDLEETTVSQVLVE, encoded by the coding sequence ATGAAAAAATGGATGAAAAAAATCAGGGAAGAAGAGGGGGCCATCAGTCTGGAGTTTCTGGGGATTTTACCTTTTTTCTTTATGTTCTTTCTTATTTTATGGCAGGTGGTTGCATCAGGATACGCCGTTTATACAATCCATACAGCTGCAAATGAAGGAGCTAAAACTTATTCTATCACCCGGAATATTGATAAGGCTGAGGATACAGTAAAAGAGGTGATCGGGACCAGCTCGGTCTTAAATTATGAAAGGATGAACGTAGAATATATAAATTCAGATGGGCGGTTTGAGTTATTGGTGGAGGGAAAGCATTCACTTATTTTTGTTCCGGATCAATGGAAATCCGACGTTGCCATTGATTTAGAAGAAACGACGGTAAGTCAGGTGCTGGTCGAATGA
- a CDS encoding Tad domain-containing protein, protein MNTCMSDEKGNASLFLLWVLGIVVILFAIIINITKVFLVGSEASYTVQQAALAGSSVYIKESRAAIEEFDNDLAASIDFKLNHGGKSLGELVREKQDAHEGTGLSSDQAYIKALNDVLPSEIDAHKKLKNTFKRRIDGSSSAVSVAVQSVIRKSEEANPEDTTFVLSNSEWRLEVESSVTFESITGVNIPLFKDKIPARGEGPRLIYLENVYDE, encoded by the coding sequence ATGAATACATGTATGAGTGATGAAAAAGGGAATGCCTCTTTGTTTTTATTATGGGTACTTGGCATAGTGGTGATCTTATTTGCTATTATTATCAATATTACGAAGGTGTTTCTGGTAGGAAGTGAAGCTTCTTATACCGTTCAGCAGGCAGCTTTAGCTGGTTCATCGGTCTATATAAAGGAGTCCAGGGCTGCCATCGAGGAATTTGATAACGATCTGGCTGCTTCCATTGATTTTAAGCTTAACCATGGGGGAAAAAGTCTGGGAGAGCTTGTGCGTGAAAAACAGGATGCGCATGAAGGAACAGGATTATCCTCTGATCAGGCCTATATAAAAGCATTAAATGATGTTCTCCCGTCTGAAATAGATGCACATAAAAAGCTGAAGAATACATTTAAGCGCCGCATAGATGGTTCGTCGTCAGCCGTGTCCGTGGCTGTGCAGTCAGTTATTCGTAAAAGTGAAGAAGCTAATCCCGAGGATACAACATTTGTTTTGTCCAATTCAGAATGGCGCCTGGAGGTAGAATCCTCGGTTACCTTTGAGAGCATTACAGGAGTGAATATTCCTCTTTTCAAAGATAAAATTCCGGCGAGGGGAGAGGGGCCCCGGTTGATTTATCTGGAAAATGTTTATGATGAATAA
- a CDS encoding DUF4064 domain-containing protein, producing the protein MNRTVEFVLGLIGGIFGFFGAIIALFIGGVDAAVSDGSSEITGLGWAAFLFSALAIVGSVVVRSKAKAGGILLIVSAIGGLISISAFYLISAVLIGIAGLMGIFKKDKTTA; encoded by the coding sequence ATGAACAGAACAGTTGAATTTGTGTTAGGACTTATTGGTGGTATTTTTGGATTTTTTGGTGCTATTATAGCGTTATTTATCGGCGGTGTAGATGCTGCTGTCAGCGACGGTTCCAGCGAAATTACCGGTTTGGGATGGGCAGCATTTTTATTCTCTGCATTAGCTATTGTAGGGTCGGTAGTCGTTCGATCCAAAGCTAAGGCTGGCGGTATTCTGCTCATCGTATCCGCAATCGGCGGACTAATCAGTATCTCAGCATTTTACCTTATTTCCGCAGTCCTGATTGGAATTGCCGGACTTATGGGTATATTTAAAAAGGATAAAACAACTGCATAA
- a CDS encoding DUF4352 domain-containing protein, translated as MKKWLFLFIALFLTIGLAACGESDIEKAENEDNQQEDTNGENAGEQEDNQKEEDTNENKTEKFAIGDTVNFDGVKITLNEARIEPGGEFDTPQNDQFVVVNLSAENTTDEEVTMSSIMNIELKDAESYSYSTTILTEGIKAQFDGSIEPGGTLRGEIPFDVPKSESYELHFSDPFKSGKAIWEIPSDQLSQ; from the coding sequence ATGAAGAAGTGGTTATTTCTTTTCATTGCTTTATTCTTAACCATTGGACTTGCTGCCTGTGGAGAATCAGACATTGAGAAAGCTGAGAATGAGGATAATCAACAAGAAGACACAAATGGTGAAAATGCCGGAGAACAGGAAGACAATCAAAAGGAAGAAGACACAAACGAAAATAAAACAGAAAAGTTTGCCATTGGGGATACAGTCAATTTTGATGGTGTCAAAATCACGCTAAACGAAGCAAGAATTGAACCAGGAGGAGAATTTGACACACCACAGAATGATCAGTTCGTTGTGGTAAATTTATCGGCGGAAAATACTACCGATGAAGAAGTTACTATGTCCTCTATTATGAATATAGAATTAAAAGATGCAGAAAGCTACAGTTATAGTACAACCATATTAACAGAAGGAATTAAAGCTCAGTTCGACGGCTCCATTGAACCAGGTGGGACATTAAGAGGAGAGATCCCATTTGATGTTCCAAAATCCGAATCATACGAACTGCATTTTTCAGATCCATTTAAATCTGGAAAGGCAATCTGGGAAATCCCTTCTGACCAGCTGTCACAATAA
- a CDS encoding ABC transporter ATP-binding protein codes for MISVKNAMQVFHTQVIFNKANFTIEQGEHLAIVGRNGAGKTTLLHTMLGFIRLKKGKITMNGTPVHRRGAWSDKLSYLPEKFQLYQQLTVKENVSYFAATWGFDEEETERVLALTEMQTHREKKVHQLSKGMLQRVGLSIVLLGDPEYIILDEPASGLDPFGRKDIRNMIQQMSTPDRTILFSTHDMKEVEELASSVLYIHNQQITKMNVQDFLNHFEGSFSS; via the coding sequence ATGATTAGCGTGAAAAATGCAATGCAGGTCTTTCATACGCAAGTGATTTTCAATAAGGCGAACTTTACCATTGAACAAGGAGAGCATTTAGCCATTGTTGGACGAAATGGTGCCGGCAAAACAACGCTTCTTCACACCATGCTGGGATTTATCCGATTAAAAAAAGGCAAAATTACGATGAATGGAACCCCTGTTCATCGACGAGGAGCATGGTCGGACAAATTATCTTATCTTCCTGAAAAATTTCAGCTTTATCAACAACTGACGGTAAAGGAAAATGTCAGCTATTTTGCCGCCACGTGGGGATTTGATGAGGAGGAAACAGAAAGAGTCCTTGCCCTCACTGAAATGCAAACCCATCGCGAAAAAAAGGTCCATCAATTATCCAAAGGCATGCTGCAGCGCGTTGGCTTGAGTATTGTTCTGCTCGGAGACCCCGAATATATTATTCTGGACGAACCAGCCTCCGGACTCGATCCTTTTGGTCGAAAGGATATCCGCAACATGATTCAGCAGATGAGTACACCAGACCGAACCATTCTTTTTTCCACTCATGATATGAAAGAAGTAGAGGAACTGGCCAGCAGTGTTTTATATATTCACAATCAGCAAATCACAAAAATGAATGTGCAGGACTTTCTAAATCATTTTGAAGGGAGTTTTTCTTCATGA
- a CDS encoding ABC transporter permease — MIMLSKEWKEIHRSSLLYIIIALVVLSTWFVFYQFHGLEQQISFRTGLIPVFQTSSYFLPLLAMVYGAISMALEKNQRTFLILVARGTTIQSFVYKKWITLISVFIPSIAVSYFIAMIPGKIVFGTVGFQAFSSFLLAVIILSTIFLSIGIALGSLIDQKLQLIGAVIGIWIILIYLFDLVLMYWLSSVSLDNVMMFSVLYFLSPVNAIRYFLFTQLNVYQLSDMSVVYEQFTFQMPWLVLTVNFLLWIGLILPISIYALKRKGISHD, encoded by the coding sequence ATGATTATGCTTTCAAAAGAATGGAAGGAGATTCATCGCAGTTCTTTATTATATATCATTATTGCCTTAGTGGTCCTTTCCACCTGGTTTGTTTTTTATCAGTTTCATGGTCTGGAGCAGCAGATCTCCTTCCGAACAGGACTGATACCTGTTTTTCAGACCTCCAGCTATTTTTTACCACTGCTGGCCATGGTCTATGGGGCCATTTCCATGGCATTAGAAAAAAATCAACGCACATTCCTTATCCTGGTGGCAAGGGGAACAACCATCCAATCATTCGTATATAAAAAGTGGATCACCCTTATATCTGTTTTCATCCCGTCGATTGCCGTATCTTATTTTATCGCAATGATTCCAGGTAAAATTGTCTTTGGGACAGTTGGATTCCAGGCATTTTCATCCTTTCTCCTAGCGGTGATTATATTAAGTACCATCTTTTTATCGATAGGTATCGCTCTCGGTTCCCTCATCGATCAAAAGCTGCAGCTCATTGGTGCGGTCATTGGCATCTGGATCATCCTTATCTATTTATTTGACCTGGTTCTCATGTATTGGCTGTCATCCGTCTCTTTAGATAACGTCATGATGTTTTCGGTCCTTTACTTTTTATCGCCGGTCAATGCCATTCGATATTTTCTATTTACCCAGTTGAATGTTTATCAGCTGTCCGATATGAGTGTTGTCTATGAACAGTTTACCTTTCAGATGCCCTGGCTGGTCTTGACTGTCAATTTCCTATTATGGATTGGACTTATTCTCCCTATATCTATTTACGCCCTAAAAAGAAAGGGGATTTCCCATGATTAG
- the nosD gene encoding nitrous oxide reductase family maturation protein NosD — protein MSKQWKIIKFLFTTLLFLHPVHSQADTTSINELIQHAESGDTIKLNNHVYHEDVVIDKPVTIIGKRNTVIEGTGKGNVVTFRHDGITLKQVTIRNSSPILNKDYAAIKVYSDDNKILNTKIEDSLHGIYLSENKGNVLAGNTIIGDQDLNQSRRGNGIHLFYSSENLIKNNVIDGARDGIYFSFANQNRITQNRMTNHRYGLHYMYSDHNEFYQNEFYQNTGGAAVMYSDSITLKENKFYDHHGLQSFGLLLQTANDVKVIDNTMVFNQKGIFMDQSNRNLLKNNLIANNQIGLDIWNSSMDNQFTGNEIIQNKLQYTKNGAEDRNKWSVDGVGNAWSDYTFIDLNQDSVGDQPYTYQSAFSEVIAKEQLGILFLDSPALQLYETSTQLFAREDGAFTDPSPIHSSTQKGRQSVYFIILMLVTSGGLLWLIQRNWKTN, from the coding sequence ATGAGTAAACAGTGGAAAATCATAAAGTTTTTGTTTACCACTCTCCTGTTTCTACATCCGGTACATTCGCAGGCAGACACTACATCGATTAACGAGTTAATTCAACACGCAGAGTCCGGAGACACGATTAAGCTGAACAACCACGTATACCACGAAGATGTCGTTATTGATAAGCCTGTCACTATTATAGGTAAGCGGAATACAGTTATAGAAGGAACCGGTAAAGGGAACGTGGTTACATTCAGACATGACGGTATTACACTGAAACAGGTGACGATTCGAAACAGCAGTCCTATTCTTAATAAAGACTACGCAGCGATTAAAGTTTATTCTGATGATAATAAAATTCTTAACACAAAAATAGAAGACAGCCTGCACGGAATTTATTTAAGTGAAAACAAAGGAAATGTTCTTGCCGGCAATACGATTATCGGGGATCAGGACCTCAATCAGTCCCGACGCGGAAATGGCATCCATTTATTTTACTCATCTGAGAATCTTATTAAAAATAATGTTATTGATGGAGCTCGCGACGGCATCTATTTTTCGTTTGCAAATCAAAACAGAATCACCCAAAACCGAATGACCAATCATCGTTACGGACTCCATTACATGTATTCAGATCATAACGAGTTCTATCAAAATGAATTTTATCAAAATACGGGTGGAGCCGCTGTGATGTACTCGGATTCTATAACCCTGAAAGAGAATAAATTTTATGATCACCATGGTTTGCAATCATTCGGGCTTCTTCTTCAGACAGCCAACGATGTAAAAGTGATCGATAACACCATGGTTTTTAACCAGAAAGGAATCTTTATGGATCAGTCCAATCGGAATTTATTAAAAAATAACCTCATCGCCAACAATCAGATTGGACTGGATATATGGAACAGTTCCATGGATAACCAGTTTACAGGGAATGAAATCATACAAAACAAACTGCAATATACAAAAAACGGTGCAGAAGACCGCAATAAATGGAGTGTAGATGGGGTTGGCAACGCCTGGTCAGACTATACGTTTATTGATTTAAATCAGGATTCTGTTGGCGATCAACCTTATACGTATCAGTCAGCATTCAGCGAGGTCATAGCCAAAGAACAGCTGGGGATTTTATTTCTGGACAGTCCTGCCTTACAGCTTTATGAAACCAGTACTCAGTTATTTGCCCGGGAAGATGGCGCATTCACAGATCCAAGCCCAATCCATTCCTCCACTCAAAAAGGTCGTCAATCTGTTTATTTTATCATCCTCATGCTGGTTACTTCCGGTGGACTGCTGTGGCTTATCCAGAGGAACTGGAAAACGAATTAA